The Paenibacillus yonginensis genome segment TTCCCGGTTCTGCGAGTTCATCAGCACCAAGGTTTGATCCAGGTTCGATCCCAATAAACCGCTTACAGTCAAGATCAGGTTTAAACTGATGATGGATCGCATGTTAGGGAGCGTAATATTCCAGATTTGCCGCAGGCGGCTTGCGCCATCGATCTTCGCGGCTTCATAGTAGGTAGGGTCAATCTTGGCCATGATGGCGAGATACAGGATCGTTCCCCAGCCTGCTTCCTTCCAAATATCAGATAAAGTGGCAATCCACCAGTATTTGCCCGGATCCAGCAAAATGTTCTGGCCCTTCGAAATAATCCCGAGATCCAGCAGGATTTGATTAAACAGCCCTGTTGTCGAGAACCAGTTGATCATCATGCCGCCGAGTACGATCCAAGACAGAAAGTGCGGCAAATAGGATACGGTTTGAACAAATTTCTTCATGCGTGTGAAGCTCAATTCGTAGATCATAATGGCCAAAATAATAGGAATGATGAACCCAATCCCTAATTTCAGAAAGCTGATGCCCAGCGTGTTGATAACCGCATCCCAAAAATATCGGTCAGACATAATAATTTTGAAATTCTCCATGCCTACCCATGGAGCAGAGTCCAGCGTATCGATGACCGTGTAGCTCTTAAAGGCAATGGTCAGACCGTAAATAGGAATATAACAAAAGATAATCATAAAAATGATGCCCGGAATGATCATCGACTGCAGTTCCCGTTGTCTCCAGAAATCCACAGCAAATTCCTTGATCTTTTGCCCGATCGTTCTTTTCTCGTTCAAATTGCTGCCAGACGGCTGTGTTACCGCTAATTTGGCCATGTCCTCTTCTCCCCCTTCAAGCTTTTGCCTTGTTGATTAATGAATGCAGTACAATAAAAACGTTTTTATTTTAGTGTAAAAAACCCCTAAAAAGTCCCTCCTCCTACCCGAATCCCGTTTCTTCACCTGTCTTTATCTCATTTGGACTCAAGCTTGACCTGGCTGCTGCCTCTGACAATCAGTTCGCCTTTCAGTCTTTGGCTGTGTCCCTGCTCTTTCTTCTCGATCATTCGGATCAGCTGCTCAATCGCCAGAATCCCCTGTCTTGCAATCTGATTCCTTACCGTTGTCAAAGGAGGAGAGAAATATGGAGCAATATCAATGTCGTCAAACCCAACGACACTAACCTGTGCGGGCACCTCATAACCGTGATTCTCCAGCGCTTTCATGCACCCGATCGCACTCAGGTCGTTCCCTGCCAGGAAAGCGTCCGGCAGCCGGTCTGGGTGCTGATGGATAAAGGACTTAATGGCGTTATAGGTGCTCTCTTCCTCAAAATAT includes the following:
- a CDS encoding ABC transporter permease — translated: MAKLAVTQPSGSNLNEKRTIGQKIKEFAVDFWRQRELQSMIIPGIIFMIIFCYIPIYGLTIAFKSYTVIDTLDSAPWVGMENFKIIMSDRYFWDAVINTLGISFLKLGIGFIIPIILAIMIYELSFTRMKKFVQTVSYLPHFLSWIVLGGMMINWFSTTGLFNQILLDLGIISKGQNILLDPGKYWWIATLSDIWKEAGWGTILYLAIMAKIDPTYYEAAKIDGASRLRQIWNITLPNMRSIISLNLILTVSGLLGSNLDQTLVLMNSQNREKAEVINSYVYRMGLTQGDFSYATAVGLGVSIVSVILLVTANKVTSKLNDNQSVL